The Lutra lutra chromosome 10, mLutLut1.2, whole genome shotgun sequence genome contains a region encoding:
- the LOC125079344 gene encoding olfactory receptor 52N4, translating to MLMLNKTNWIPASFILRGVPGLEDIHMWISFPFCSMYVVAMVGNCGLLYLIHYEDSLHRPMYYFLAMLSVTDIVMCSSTIPKALCIFWFHLKEIGFDECLVQMFFIHTFTGMESGVLMLMALDRYVAICYPLRYSTILTNPVIAKVGLATFLRGVLFIIPFTVLTKRLPYCRGNIIPHTYCDHMSVAKLSCGNIKANSIYGLMVALLIGGFDILCITVSYTMILLAVVSLSSADARQKAFGTCTAHICAIVFSYSPAFFSFFSHRFGGHTIPPSCHIIVANIYLLLPPTMNPIVYGVKTKQIRDCVIRILSGSKNVKSHGI from the coding sequence ATGCTAATGTTGAATAAAACAAACTGGATCCCAGCCTCATTCATTCTTAGAGGCGTCCCAGGACTGGAAGATATACACATGTGGATTTCCTTCCCATTCTGCTCCATGTATGTGGTGGCCATGGTAGGGAATTGTGGGCTGCTCTACCTCATCCACTATGAGGATTCATTGCACAGACCCATGTATTACTTTCTAGCCATGCTTTCCGTAACTGATATTGTCATGTGCTCTAGTACAATCCCTAAAGCTCTCTGCATCTTCTGGTTTCATCTCAAGGAAATTGGCTTTGATGAATGTCTGGTCCAGATGTTCTTCATCCATACCTTCACAGGGATGGAGTCTGGGGTGCTCATGCTTATGGCCCTGGACCGTTATGTGGCTATCTGCTACCCACTGCGCTACTCTACTATCCTCACCAATCCCGTCATTGCAAAAGTTGGGCTTGCTACTTTCCTGAGAGGGGTGTTATTCATCATTCCCTTCACTGTCCTCACCAAGCGCCTGCCCTACTGCAGAGGGAATATAATCCCCCACACTTACTGTGACCACATGTCTGTAGCCAAATTATCCTGTGGGAATATCAAGGCCAATTCCATCTATGGTCTGATGGTTGCCCTCCTGATTGGGGGCTTTGACATCCTGTGCATCACAGTCTCCTATACCATGATCCTCCTGGCAGTGGTCAGCCTCTCTTCAGCAGATGCTCGACAGAAGGCCTTCGGCACCTGCACTGCCCACATCTGTGCCATTGTTTTCTCCTACAGTCcagctttcttctccttcttttcccacCGCTTTGGGGGCCACACAATCCCTCCGTCTTGCCACATCATTGTGGCCAATATTTATCTGCTCTTGCCTCCCACTATGAACCCTATTGTGTATGGGGTGAAAACCAAGCAGATACGAGACTGTGTCATAAGGATCCTTTCAGGCTCTAAGAATGTCAAATCCCATGGCAtttaa